The sequence GACTTCGCGCAGGCCAATGGCCTGCCTCCGGGGCGGAAGTATGAGCGCGGCACGCTGCGGGGGCTCGACCTCAAAACCCTGCTGGAAACCGGTCGCCATGTCAGCGCAACCGATGCACTTGCGCTGCTCGATCAGGTCATCTTCAACATCCTCGTCGCCAACACCGACGCGCATGCGAAGAACTATTCCCTGATCCTGCCGGTGGGCGGTGGCCCGCGTCTCGCGCCGCTTTATGATGTCTCGACGGTGCTGTCCTGGCCCCATGTCGTAAAGACCTACGCTCAATCCATCGACGGCAAGAAGCGACGCCCGGATACGATTTCTGGGCGGCACTGGGAAGCCCTCGCGCGGGAGGTTGGATATCGTCCAACCGATGTGAAGCACCGTGTCCAGCAGATCGTCGATGCACTGGTGGCGAACAGGGCGAAGATCACAAACGAGGTGGCAGCCCTGCCCGGCGCGAGTGAAGGCTATGTCGTGCAGACCGCGGAAGCTGTCGAGGGGAATGCCCTGCGCATGGCGGGGAGGCTTTGATGCGTACGCCGCGCGCCTCACGAGGCCCCCCCACCGGTGCTCGCGCGATCGGTGGAGCGCGGCCTTGAGGGTGCGCGATCCCTGATCGGATCAGCCACGCTTGACCCAATGCGCTGCGACGGATCAAATGGACTTATAATTTGAATAACATCACCGGTAGCACCCTGTCAGAGATCGTCCAACAGCCCGACCCGTTCTTGAAGACCTGTGTGTCTGTTGACATCGAGGTCGATCCCAAGACAGCGCGTGTGTTCGACCTGGCCGCTGTCCACTTCTTGAAGGCTGAGCCAATTCGCGGCCAGAAGGGCGGCGTGGAATCCGCGCTGGATAGGCTGGAGGCCGCTCTGGGAGATGCACGGCATCTGATCGGCCACAACATTCTGCGCCATGACCTGCCGCATCTGGCCTCTCTGCGTCCGCGGCTGGCGAAGCTGGCGAAGGCGCCCATTGACACGCTCTGGCTCAATCCGCTCGCTTTTCCGCGCAACCCTTACCACCATCTGGTCAAGCACTACCACGACGGGCGGTTGCTGTCGGGCCATGTCAACGACCCCGAAGCGGATGCGCGTCTTGTCTTTGATGTGCTGAGCAACCAGCTGGGCGCCTTTCGTGCCCTGAATGCGCAGTCACCCGATGCCGTTGCCGCCTATCACTTCCTCACATCGCGTGGGGAAAATGACACCGGCTTCGGCGCGCTGTTTCGGTATGTGCGCGGGGCTGATGTGCCATCCTCCGAGCAGGCGCGGCAAGCGATCAGGCGGCTGCTTGACGGGCAGACCTGTGCCCCGGCGCTCGAAGCAGTTCTGGATGAAATAGCGTCCACCACCATGGGTTGGCCACTCGCCTTTGCGCTGTCATGGATATCTGTTGCAGGCGGCGATTCTGTCATGCCGCCCTGGGTGCGGATGCAGTTTCCGGGTGCCGCGCGCATGGTGAAGCGCCTGCGTGACACGGGCTGCGATGCGCCGGACTGCGCCTGGTGCCGCGAGAAGGGCGACCCGGTCAAAGCGTTGTCGCGGTGGTTCGGCTTTGACGCCTTTCGCCCTGTGCCGGTGGATGCTGACGGGCGCCCCTTGCAGGAACGCATCGTCGACGAGGGGATGCGCGGCAAGAGTATACTTGGCATCCTGCCCACCGGGACGGGGAAATCCGTCTGCTACCAGATCCCGGCGCTGGCCAAGTTTGATCGGACCGGTGCGCTGAGCGTCGTCATCTCGCCGCTTGTCGCCCTGATGGCCGACCAGGTGGCGGGCATGGAGCGCTCGGGTATTTCATCTGCCGTCACGGTGAACGGGATGCTCTCATTGCCCGAGAGGCAGGACGCACTGGAAAAGGTGCGCATGGGCGAGGCGGCGATGCTGCTGATCTCACCCGAGCAGTTGCGCAGCGTCGGTGTGCGATCCGTGCTCTCGCAGCGCGAGATCGGCCTCTGGGTGCTGGACGAGGCGCATTGCGTCTCGAAATGGGGGCATGATTTCAGGCCCGACTATCGCTACATCGCGCGGTTCATCAAGGAAACCGCAGGCGATGCGGCCCCCGCCCCCGTGATCTGTCTGACCGCGACTGCGAAGCCCGAGGTCGTGCGCGATATCCGTGACCATTTCCAGCAGCGGCTCGGGATGGAGCTGTTGTTGCTAGACGGGGGTGCATCTCGGACAAATCTGAGATTCGAGGTGCGTGAAACGGGGAAGCGCACCAAGCTGGCTGACATTCTTGAGGTCATCGAACAGCGCTTGCCGCCAGAGGGCGTCTCTGGCGCCGTGGTCTATTGCGCGACACGCAAGGCGACCGAGGATGTGGCGCAGTTCCTGCAAGGGCAGGGCCTTTCGGCGGAACGCTACCATGCCGGGCTGACGCCCGACGAGAAGAAGACCATTCAGGAAAGGTTCCGGATCGGTGAGTTACGGGTGATCGCGGCGACCAATGCGTTCGGGATGGGGATCGACAAGCCGGATATCCGGCTGGTCGTGCATGGCGACATTCCCGGCTCGCTCGAGAACTACCTGCAGGAGGCAGGCCGCGCCGGTCGCGACCGGGACCATGCAAATTGCGTTCTTCTGTTTGCGGCCGATGATGTTGAACGACAGTTCCAGCTTTCTGCGCGCTCGCGCCTCGCCCGGCACGAGATCGGTGCCATCCTGAAGGCTGTGCGGCGCATGGATGCGAGGTCGCGCAGCACAGGCACTGTGGTTGCGACCGCAGGTGAAATCGTGCGCAACGAGCAGGATCGCGAGTTTCAGCGTGAAAGCGCCACGGATGATACGCGGGTCAAGACAGCGCTGTCCTGGCTGGAAGAAGCGAAACTGCTGACCCGAGAGGAAAACCGCGTGCAGGTTTTCCCGTCCTCACTGCGGGTGCGCAGCATCGATGAGGCCAAGGTTCTGCTGGACAAGGCGCAGATCACGGGCATGCGGCGCACACAGTTGATGGACATAGTCCGCCACTTGATCAACGCGCCGCCCGATGAGGGTATCTCCACGGACGAGTTGACCGGGATCAGCGGGCTGACCGGTGGACAGCTGACCAAGGCGCTGGCCGATCTTGAATCGCTGGGGATTGCGCGCAACGACACTGCTGTGACTGTGTTTGTGCATAATTCCGTGCAGGACAGTTCGGTCAATCGGTTAGGGGTGGCCACACGGCTTGAAAGTGACCTGATCGCGCTCATGCGGGAGGAGGCACCTGACGCCGACGATCACGCGACCACACCGTTGAACTTACAACTGGCCAGCCAGAAACTGCGCGACGGCGGGCATAGCCATGTACGCCCCGATATCGTTGAGAAGCTTTTGCGCGGCATGGCACGCGATGGCCGGGATCTTGATGGTGGAAAGGGCAATCTGCGCCTGCGCAAACCGTCGCGGCATACGCTCTCGGTGGCGTTGCAACGGTCATGGCGGGTGATCGAACAGTCAGCTGCCCTGCGCCAGCAAGCAGGGGAAGCGTTGGTCGGGCATCTTCTGGGGCGTTTGGAGAAAGGTCAGCGCGGCAAGGATTTGCAGGTCGAAACCACGCTGGGCGACCTGCTCGCAAGCCTGTCCGGCGATGCGTTTCTGCGCGGACAGGTCAAGGAAATGACGCGGCTGATGGATCGCGCGCTCATGTGGCTCCACGAACAAGATGTCGTAACGCTGGGCAAGGGTTTGACCGTGTTTCGGCCTGCAATGACAGTGCAGCTTGCACCCGGTAAGGCGCGGTTTGTAGACGAAGATTTCGCGCCCCTGCTCGAGCATTACGAGGAACAGACTGTCCAGACCCATGTCATGGCCGCTTATGCTGAAACAGGGCTGAATTCCATGCCCGATGCGATGCGCCTGTCAGAGGATTACTTCACTCTCGATCAACAGGCCTTCATGGGCCGCTGGATGAAAGGCAGAAGCACAGAGGTCAAGCGCCAGACAACCGGCAAGTCATGGGCCGCCGTTGTCGAGGCATTGGGCAACCCGGTTCAACAGAAGATCGTGGCCGACAAACGAGATAGCACCAATGTGCTAGTCCTGGCCGGGCCGGGGTCGGGCAAGACGCGGGTGCTGGTGCATCGCATCGCCTATCTGATTCGGGTCCGGCGTGAGGATCCGCGCAGCATACTTGTGCTCAGCTATAACCGTCACGCCGCAGTCGAAATCCGGGCGCGGCTCAGGCATCTCGTGGGCGACGAGGCTTACGGCGTGACGGTGTCCACCTGCCATGCGCTGGCTATGCGGCTTGTGGGCGCGAGCTTCGCGGGTACGCGTGCTGAGAGCGATGATTTCAAGAACGTCGTTGCAGAAGCCGTGCGCCAGTTGAACGGCGAGGGTCTGAGCAAGACCGAGGCCGAAGCCCAGCGCGAGACGCTGATTCAGGGCTATCGGTGGATCCTTGTGGATGAGTATCAGGATGTTGGGCCCCAGGAGTATGCGCTGATAGCAGCAGTAGCCGGGCGGACGATTGAGGATGAAGACCTTCGGCTGAGC comes from Roseinatronobacter monicus and encodes:
- a CDS encoding RecQ family ATP-dependent DNA helicase, encoding MSVDIEVDPKTARVFDLAAVHFLKAEPIRGQKGGVESALDRLEAALGDARHLIGHNILRHDLPHLASLRPRLAKLAKAPIDTLWLNPLAFPRNPYHHLVKHYHDGRLLSGHVNDPEADARLVFDVLSNQLGAFRALNAQSPDAVAAYHFLTSRGENDTGFGALFRYVRGADVPSSEQARQAIRRLLDGQTCAPALEAVLDEIASTTMGWPLAFALSWISVAGGDSVMPPWVRMQFPGAARMVKRLRDTGCDAPDCAWCREKGDPVKALSRWFGFDAFRPVPVDADGRPLQERIVDEGMRGKSILGILPTGTGKSVCYQIPALAKFDRTGALSVVISPLVALMADQVAGMERSGISSAVTVNGMLSLPERQDALEKVRMGEAAMLLISPEQLRSVGVRSVLSQREIGLWVLDEAHCVSKWGHDFRPDYRYIARFIKETAGDAAPAPVICLTATAKPEVVRDIRDHFQQRLGMELLLLDGGASRTNLRFEVRETGKRTKLADILEVIEQRLPPEGVSGAVVYCATRKATEDVAQFLQGQGLSAERYHAGLTPDEKKTIQERFRIGELRVIAATNAFGMGIDKPDIRLVVHGDIPGSLENYLQEAGRAGRDRDHANCVLLFAADDVERQFQLSARSRLARHEIGAILKAVRRMDARSRSTGTVVATAGEIVRNEQDREFQRESATDDTRVKTALSWLEEAKLLTREENRVQVFPSSLRVRSIDEAKVLLDKAQITGMRRTQLMDIVRHLINAPPDEGISTDELTGISGLTGGQLTKALADLESLGIARNDTAVTVFVHNSVQDSSVNRLGVATRLESDLIALMREEAPDADDHATTPLNLQLASQKLRDGGHSHVRPDIVEKLLRGMARDGRDLDGGKGNLRLRKPSRHTLSVALQRSWRVIEQSAALRQQAGEALVGHLLGRLEKGQRGKDLQVETTLGDLLASLSGDAFLRGQVKEMTRLMDRALMWLHEQDVVTLGKGLTVFRPAMTVQLAPGKARFVDEDFAPLLEHYEEQTVQTHVMAAYAETGLNSMPDAMRLSEDYFTLDQQAFMGRWMKGRSTEVKRQTTGKSWAAVVEALGNPVQQKIVADKRDSTNVLVLAGPGSGKTRVLVHRIAYLIRVRREDPRSILVLSYNRHAAVEIRARLRHLVGDEAYGVTVSTCHALAMRLVGASFAGTRAESDDFKNVVAEAVRQLNGEGLSKTEAEAQRETLIQGYRWILVDEYQDVGPQEYALIAAVAGRTIEDEDLRLSLFAVGDDDQNIYAFSGASIRYIRQFEQDYRAKPEYLVENYRSTRHIIEASNIVISRAAGRMKLGHDITIDRKRRRDPGGGVMAQPDPVGQGRVQLLHCPPGDRAQAVAAIGELQRLAALEEGWNWSRTAIIARNWRQLVPGRAYAEAQGIPVEMANENTPSLWRMREMRLFIEAICRDRTRLLNVTDLLEIANTLPRNRWSDLVAEGIAALAQEIGVGAASVPGLIEWFGEWARDARGEQRGLLLMTAHRAKGLEFDDVVILNGGWDHPSDNEDVDAPRRLFYVAMTRARRSLAVMTQGGHAFVPANGVNILRREAAVLDLRDLPPERHYILPELGQVFIDWAGRLPARDRSVQAIEQVQVGAPVTISQMHGRWFVTDRQGRRLSAMRGDWAVPSGRRIVSARVGAIVTRHAHESGEEHRTKLNRELWEVVLPEIVLE